The genomic DNA TTTATATTGCATTATCTTCTTGTTCTATACGACACATAACGTGAGAAGGAATTTATATTGCACGATCAGAAGCTTCTGAAGTAGCAGGCTTAGACATGTTACTTGGTGAATAAGGAAAAAGGTAGATGTGCTTTAGGTTAGAGACAGTATCGGGATTGACATATACAGTATTGTCTTTTGATAGCTGAGGGCCAGATTAGATTGTCTTGTATAGTCGATTGACATCATtacttttcattctttttttttgcatacgtagattatctatttattaaaTTGTTATTTTGTTTCTAGCAGCAGAACCATGTGGAGGCGAATATTTCTAAGGAAACACTGTGCCATGACCATTTCTTCGCCACTTTCTGCATATTCAGTGGCGTTTTTCTAGCAAGCTACATGCTGATGAACTCAGCAGCAAACGTGTTCTACAGCACAGGCCTTGTTTTGCTTACATTTCAGGATGCACTGACATTAGTGGAACAGGTGAGTTGGATTCTGTTTTGGTTGATGCTATCGCTTCGTTACCTGTGCTGAATAATTGAAAAGGTGAAGCTGGCAGCATGTGAATTCAGTTTTCCGTACCAAGCATGTTTGACACAGAATTTGATCTGATGTAGACACTACACTTCCAGTTGAAACAAAGAAGTTTTAACAGAAAGGAAGTATAGTGTTATTGGCTATGAAAGCTGACACAGTGTGACTGAGATAATGCTTACTGATTAATTTTACTTCTGGTTTCCCTCAAACGACTGGTGTAGGTATTTCGAATCCCAATAGCGCCTTTTCTCTTCCTACTGGTCTTGCATGGTTCAAGTCAGGTCACAGCTTTAACATGGAGCCTTGGGGGAGAAGTCATCTTGCATGATTTTTTCAGACTGGAAATTCCAAGCTGGCTCCATCGAGTGACTATCAGGATTACTGCAATTATTCCTGCCATTTACTGCGTTTGGAATACAGGAGCCGAGGGAGTCTACCAACTTCTCATATTCACCCAAGTTATGGTTGCCCTGACTCTCCCCCCTTCTTTAATTCCGCTCTTCCGGATTGCCTCCTCGAGGAAAGTAATGGGCTCCCACAAAATGTCCCCGTTAACGGAGTTTTTAGCCCTCATCACATTCATTGGAATGCTCGGACTGAATATCATATTTGTCGTGGAGATGGTTTTTGGAAACAGCGACTGGGCAGGCAATTTGAGGtggaattttggagggaattCATCAACTCCATATGTTTTTCTTCTCGTGACAGCATGTGTGTCTCTATCGTTGATGCTTTGGCTTGCGGCTACTCCATTGAAGTCTGCAAGTGCCCAGCTGAACACTCAAGGATGGAGCCAGGATATGCACGAACCAGTACAGGAGGCAATTTCTATGGGCAGAGATATGTCTGATCTTGGTGATATTAGTTATATTTGCAAAGAGCAAGAAAATGCTCAGGAGATCAGAGCTTCTCCAGAGATTGGAAAGTTGTCAAAAAGCCACCCTGTGAAATTGGTCGAAAATCTCGATATAGATTTACCTGAGGTAAATCAGTCTGATGAGGAGCGCCGGTTAACGACTATCAAGGAGAACAAGCCTACAACTTCACCTGAGGAACCAGCATTATTCAAACAGCCGGTTCCAGGCCCAGAATTGAATTTGCCGAATGAGATATGGGAAGGAACCATGAGGGAGACCAAGGCAGAGAATACTAAAGCAGTTGAACCGGTTGAGAAGACTCTGAAGATTGAGGGAGAAGTGCAGATGAAGGGTGATAATGAGGGGTATGTCTGGGACGCAGAAGAAGTGCCAAAAGGGGCTCCTGGAAGTGCTCCATTGGTGACTTCTGAGGGTCCAGGTTCGTTCCGGAGCCTTTGTGGGAAGAGTGATGATGGTGGGACAGGTGCAGGCAGCCTCTCAAGACTAGCTGGGCTGGGCCGGGCTGCGAGGCGTCAGTTAGCAGCCATTTTGGATGAGTTCTGGGGACAGCTCTATGATTTCCACGGGTACGCTACTGCCGAAGCGAAGGCTAAGAAGTTGGACATTTTGCTTGGGATTGACCCAAAGGCTTCTCCAATGAAGACGGAATCCACTAATAGTAGGTCAGAATCTGCTGGTTCTTACTACCCCTCTTTAAGTGGAAGGGGCGGAACCAATTCTCTTGTAGGCTCAAGCCTATATGACACTCCTGAGCAACAACAGCGGGTCCCTGGGAGCTTAGAATCGTCCCAATATGGGGTCCAGAGAGGATCTGCATCTTCGTCACTGTGGTCTTCTCAAATGAGGCTGTTGGATGCATATGTGCAGAGCTCAACCCGTGGGCCCCATCTCGGTCTAGATTCAGGTGAGAGGCGCTACTATAGTCTACGCCTACCTCAAGCTTCAGAGGGTTGGGACAATCAGCCTGCAACAATACACGGGTATCAGATGGCATCGTACCTCAATTGCATGGCAGCAGACAGAAAGAATGATCGCTTCAATGGTGACTTCCCTACACACAACACGCTCTCGCCGGCCCCTACAAGCTACAAGGATTCCCATGGTTATGCTCTGGGGCAGAAGTTGCAGAACGGGCTGAATCCCTTACAGACTCCGACTTATCACAAAATTGGAGTTTCAGGAGTTTCGGGAAATGATTTGATTCAAGCAGAACGTTCTTTTTACGAAAATCTCCCTGCAAGTCCTTCACCTAATGTGGGTTCACCTCCCAATACAAAGAAGTACCACAGCCTGCCTGATATATCGGGAATATCAGTATACCATCGGGACAAGAATGTCCAATGGGACAGCGGTATCGGATTGGGCCTGGGGTCGTCCCCCAATCGGACTGCTTACGAGCCTTCCCTGCTCTCAAGCTCTCCATCGAGAATGGGAACTTCTCCCCTGGCTTTTGACGACCTTTCCCCCTCAGGAAAGTACAGAGATGCATTGAGCATGCAATTGACTTCAAGCTCGGACACTTCCTCTCTATGGTCAAGACAGCCCTTCGAGCAGTTTGGCGTGGCTGATAAAACTCTTTCTGTAGGGGGCGTAATAGGAAATAGGCCGAATTCGAGCTCCACCACTAAAGAAGCCGTCTCTGTTGTGGAATCAGAGGCCAACCTCCTCAAGTCCCTGAGACACTGTATACGGAAGCTACTTAAACTTGAGGGAGCTGATTGGCTGTTTAAGCAAAATGATGGGGCCGATGAGGATCTGATTGATCGGGTGGCTGCTAGGGAGAAATTCATATATGAGGCCGAGAATCGAGAGATGATGACCCGCGTAAGTCCCATCAGTGAGCCCCAGGGCTCTTTTGGGACCCTTTTGGTCTCATCAGTCCCACAGTGCGGTGACGACTGTATATGGAAGAGTGAGCTTGTGGTGAGTTTCGGGGTTTGGTGTATACACAGGATTCTTGATCTGTCAATCATGGAAAGCCGCCCCGAGCTCTGGGGCAAATACACTTACGTGCTTAACCGTTTACAGGTGAATTTTGATCCACACCGTCTATCTTCTCTCGTGCTGATGGGGAGGACATACACGCAAACGGAaatagtgttttttttttttttgtgtgtgtttATCTTATGATAGGAAGGTACGTTAAGCTTATGTTGCGGTTAATTTTCTTGCTTGCATAACAGGGAATCATCGATCTCGCATTTGCGAAGCCCCGAGTCCCAATGTCACCATGCTTCTGCCTACAGATCCCTGCATCAAGTTTCCAACAGCAGTCCACTACTCTTACGGGGTCCAATGGGCAACTACCCCCGACATCGAAGCCAGGGAGGGGCAAGTGCACGACCGCACCGATGCTCCTAGACGTAATCAAGGATGTGGAGATTGCCGTCTCTAGCCGAAAGGGCCGGACTGGGACTGCAGCAGGTGACGTGGCATTCCCCAAGGGAAAGGAGAACCTGGCCTCAGTCCTGAAGAGGTATAAGCGGAAGCTCGCTAACAAGCCCGCCGGGGGCCATGAGAGCTCTGGCTCGCGCAAGATCCCTACAACTTCGGGTCTCTACGGTCAGTAGCACCAGCCGAAGTCTCGAGATGCAGCCTAATGCTTTTTAGTCAGGAGCCCTCTCTCCTTCCCCCATTCTCCCTGTTCACATCAAAATGTTTTTTGGGTCCGAACTTATGTTGTTGCCTTGACGGATGTTTGTCAAAAGAGGACGAAGATGTAATATGTTCCTGCAGCAGCACAGTCTGactaaaaaaaggaaaatgtccAGAAgaaaagggggggaaaaaaagtcTCGGAAAAGAAGAGGTTGTTAACTAATGTTTGTCAATAGAATGGGCCAATCAATTTCAGCGTATGTCGCGCCAATCTTTCAGTGTTATTGCTATTATCATGCTCGTGCTGCATGCAGCCTTAAATCGTAAcgttctgtatacagaaaaatAAACCGAACTGTCATATGAGTTGATATTGAGCCGAAACCTTCGCGATGATCTTGCCTTTGTTTCTTTACCACGGACATGATCTGTGACATTGCATTCTAAAATCGAAACGAAGTCATTGTACAGTGTCTTACGGAGTTCCAGCATATAGAGAAGTCGGCTTTTTGGACATTCGTACGTCGTAATATATGTTCGACACATCGCTATAAATTATCGATCCGTTGTATTGCATGGTTTCTTTCCTTCTAGTGCAGGCAAGCATTGGCCTTGTTGTTTCAATGACCATCCCTCACTCACTTTCGTTCTTTCTCCGGGGGTAGGTGAGCTAAATGGCTATAATGcaatgaagaaaaaggaaatatgaATTAAAAGAAAGACCAATTACTTTAATTCGTTCGCTTGATTTAATGCAATTTGTCCCATCGATTGTCATTCTCATTGCATTTTTGCTCTAAAAGTAGGCCTTATCGAAACAGGTGGTAGATTTCGTTTTTGCCCTCCACTTTTCCTTTGATAATGATGATTCATATGTACACATTTTGATAAGAAGATACGAAATCTCATTCCATGAAATCAAGTCAGCCTAGACAACATCTCTCTCACGATATAAAGTTtttacacatatataaaataagaagACAGCGAAATATCGTATATGTAACCATAATAAAACTTCGTATCGTTTTTTGTCTCGTTAGGTACTCTCGTACAATTGAACTTTTTCTGTTCCGTAATGAGTTTCTGTGTCGTGATAGAGCTATCCCGGGACGATTCCCCGTTGCTTTCACACAGTCGATATTGTTCCTCGGTTCATAAGAGCTGTGATATGTGAATCTCACGGGGAAAGATTCCATCCTTTTTCTGCAGTAGAAAATGCAGAAGCGAGTTCAGACTTGCGAGTGGACCAAAAGCTCACACGAGTCCTTGACAGTTGATGGAGCTTGTGGACGATGttgatttataatttttttatctttttttttttttgaaggaCGAATCCATATTCCATGAGACACTTGCAGACATCATCAgggctttctttctttctttttttttttttaggtagcTGTCTGTAATGTATGGAGATATTTTCAGACAAAAATGGAGAAATACAAAAACAAAATGGCCTGTCTACACACATTGGCATTGCACCCACCAACTTTGAGCAGGTCCTCCCTGGTGCAATTGTATCTTATGAAATTATCATCTCCCCCGGTATGTAGCGCTCTGGCATTTCCCGGCTTTTCGACGTCACTCTTTGCGATGATCCGGCATATCTAAATAAGACATGGTCAATTGGATTTCTACGGCATGTTGCTAGGAAGGGACACGGACTAGCTTTTGTGAACTTTCATAGTCTTTACCAGTAAGACACAGTCAAACAATTGTAAAGAAAAAGCCAGGAAATTGAGGAGAAACCGTCAAACATGTGTCACACGTATAGTGATCTATTCGTAcatacagaaaaaaaaaaggtttgttTTAgcactaaaaaaaagaaaaaaaaaaagaaattgttgtCTGATGTGAACACACTGCCAGCAAGGAACATGACTAGAAAAATTCCAATGGGGGCCCTAACGAACACGATGTGGCTTATGGATCTCTCGGTGAAGGACTTTATTTATAATGTAAGGATTCAAAATTTACTGAAAGCATATTGTAGGTCGAGTGAAAACGGCGCTCATACAAGATTAATTTTTGATTAATTGGATGAAGGCATCTATGatatttctataaaatttcaGCGACCCCTTTTGACTTGACTCCAACATTGGACCTTGCCCTGGTCATCTTTGGTGGATAAtaatttttgcttatttcCATTTCACCAAGACACACCaaccatttttaaaaattatatatctacctgaccgaaaaaaaaatatatctctgagataatttaattagCATATTCTAACCCCTCAATTATTTTGGAGTTGATGATCGATGCTCGATACCTACACGAGTCCATTGATACATGGCACGCCATATATACGTGAAGTGATAAATGATATTCGATGCGTCATAAAGAtcagaagaaaaaatattagtCCGTAGATTATTCACCATGTAATCCACGCTAAAGATATTTTCCTTGAAGATTTTGAGTTTGGAAAAAGGGGAACTATGGAAAGATTTCGTCGTGGGTCCATTTTATAAACGTTCATGAATGATTGTGGGCCCTAATTAAGCTAAGAGG from Punica granatum isolate Tunisia-2019 chromosome 2, ASM765513v2, whole genome shotgun sequence includes the following:
- the LOC116194251 gene encoding ethylene-insensitive protein 2 isoform X1, whose translation is MESETSSSKNLPVVIHRLLPAFVPALLISIGYVDPGRWAAFIEGGARFGFDLVALMLVFNFAAILCQYLSARIGVVTGRDLAEICSNEYDRYTCALLGIQTEFSVIASDLTMILGIAHGLNLLLGVDLFSCVFLTAMDAVFYPILATLMENYKAKFVCSFMAGSVLFAYVSGIFVSQPEISLSVNGILTKLSGESTFALMSLLGASVLPQNFYLHSALVRQQNHVEANISKETLCHDHFFATFCIFSGVFLASYMLMNSAANVFYSTGLVLLTFQDALTLVEQVFRIPIAPFLFLLVLHGSSQVTALTWSLGGEVILHDFFRLEIPSWLHRVTIRITAIIPAIYCVWNTGAEGVYQLLIFTQVMVALTLPPSLIPLFRIASSRKVMGSHKMSPLTEFLALITFIGMLGLNIIFVVEMVFGNSDWAGNLRWNFGGNSSTPYVFLLVTACVSLSLMLWLAATPLKSASAQLNTQGWSQDMHEPVQEAISMGRDMSDLGDISYICKEQENAQEIRASPEIGKLSKSHPVKLVENLDIDLPEVNQSDEERRLTTIKENKPTTSPEEPALFKQPVPGPELNLPNEIWEGTMRETKAENTKAVEPVEKTLKIEGEVQMKGDNEGYVWDAEEVPKGAPGSAPLVTSEGPGSFRSLCGKSDDGGTGAGSLSRLAGLGRAARRQLAAILDEFWGQLYDFHGYATAEAKAKKLDILLGIDPKASPMKTESTNSRSESAGSYYPSLSGRGGTNSLVGSSLYDTPEQQQRVPGSLESSQYGVQRGSASSSLWSSQMRLLDAYVQSSTRGPHLGLDSGERRYYSLRLPQASEGWDNQPATIHGYQMASYLNCMAADRKNDRFNGDFPTHNTLSPAPTSYKDSHGYALGQKLQNGLNPLQTPTYHKIGVSGVSGNDLIQAERSFYENLPASPSPNVGSPPNTKKYHSLPDISGISVYHRDKNVQWDSGIGLGLGSSPNRTAYEPSLLSSSPSRMGTSPLAFDDLSPSGKYRDALSMQLTSSSDTSSLWSRQPFEQFGVADKTLSVGGVIGNRPNSSSTTKEAVSVVESEANLLKSLRHCIRKLLKLEGADWLFKQNDGADEDLIDRVAAREKFIYEAENREMMTRVSPISEPQGSFGTLLVSSVPQCGDDCIWKSELVVSFGVWCIHRILDLSIMESRPELWGKYTYVLNRLQGIIDLAFAKPRVPMSPCFCLQIPASSFQQQSTTLTGSNGQLPPTSKPGRGKCTTAPMLLDVIKDVEIAVSSRKGRTGTAAGDVAFPKGKENLASVLKRYKRKLANKPAGGHESSGSRKIPTTSGLYGQ
- the LOC116194251 gene encoding ethylene-insensitive protein 2 isoform X2; its protein translation is MESETSSSKNLPVVIHRLLPAFVPALLISIGYVDPGRWAAFIEGGARFGFDLVALMLVFNFAAILCQYLSARIGVVTGRDLAEICSNEYDRYTCALLGIQTEFSVIASDLTMILGIAHGLNLLLGVDLFSCVFLTAMDAVFYPILATLMENYKAKFVCSFMAGSVLFAYVSGIFVSQPEISLSVNGILTKLSGESTFALMSLLGASVLPQNFYLHSALVRQNHVEANISKETLCHDHFFATFCIFSGVFLASYMLMNSAANVFYSTGLVLLTFQDALTLVEQVFRIPIAPFLFLLVLHGSSQVTALTWSLGGEVILHDFFRLEIPSWLHRVTIRITAIIPAIYCVWNTGAEGVYQLLIFTQVMVALTLPPSLIPLFRIASSRKVMGSHKMSPLTEFLALITFIGMLGLNIIFVVEMVFGNSDWAGNLRWNFGGNSSTPYVFLLVTACVSLSLMLWLAATPLKSASAQLNTQGWSQDMHEPVQEAISMGRDMSDLGDISYICKEQENAQEIRASPEIGKLSKSHPVKLVENLDIDLPEVNQSDEERRLTTIKENKPTTSPEEPALFKQPVPGPELNLPNEIWEGTMRETKAENTKAVEPVEKTLKIEGEVQMKGDNEGYVWDAEEVPKGAPGSAPLVTSEGPGSFRSLCGKSDDGGTGAGSLSRLAGLGRAARRQLAAILDEFWGQLYDFHGYATAEAKAKKLDILLGIDPKASPMKTESTNSRSESAGSYYPSLSGRGGTNSLVGSSLYDTPEQQQRVPGSLESSQYGVQRGSASSSLWSSQMRLLDAYVQSSTRGPHLGLDSGERRYYSLRLPQASEGWDNQPATIHGYQMASYLNCMAADRKNDRFNGDFPTHNTLSPAPTSYKDSHGYALGQKLQNGLNPLQTPTYHKIGVSGVSGNDLIQAERSFYENLPASPSPNVGSPPNTKKYHSLPDISGISVYHRDKNVQWDSGIGLGLGSSPNRTAYEPSLLSSSPSRMGTSPLAFDDLSPSGKYRDALSMQLTSSSDTSSLWSRQPFEQFGVADKTLSVGGVIGNRPNSSSTTKEAVSVVESEANLLKSLRHCIRKLLKLEGADWLFKQNDGADEDLIDRVAAREKFIYEAENREMMTRVSPISEPQGSFGTLLVSSVPQCGDDCIWKSELVVSFGVWCIHRILDLSIMESRPELWGKYTYVLNRLQGIIDLAFAKPRVPMSPCFCLQIPASSFQQQSTTLTGSNGQLPPTSKPGRGKCTTAPMLLDVIKDVEIAVSSRKGRTGTAAGDVAFPKGKENLASVLKRYKRKLANKPAGGHESSGSRKIPTTSGLYGQ